From a single Coriobacteriaceae bacterium genomic region:
- a CDS encoding molybdopterin molybdotransferase MoeA, which produces MAEKLIPLEDAQSIVLSHVAPTDLIEIPVWQAAGFPLAEDAVADIDISPFANSAMDGYAVRSADLAQASGEAPVTLDVIGHEAAGHVFEGAIGAGETVRIMTGAPVPEGSDAVVKYEIVDVLDGDGNEGSHVRFSAPAKVGENVRSAAEEAHAGDVVMHAGEVVAPAGAGLLASAGYASVKVHAAPRVGIISLGTELVAPSKVPARGQIRDSNSSALMAEALDAGAEPVFYGIAPDDEQAIAELVHRATRECDFVITSGGASAGDYDYVTALVRREGEVLFDRISMRPGKAITFGLLGGKPYLGLSGNPAAAYVGFEMLARPAIRKMRGFAEGARPVQRAALTHGVKKRQDRRFFDRATVLRDPETGELLVTEAKTQNSALLGTMQRANCLLRIDEGPCELKAGDVVDVVRVDLPEGAVL; this is translated from the coding sequence ATGGCAGAGAAACTCATACCGTTGGAGGATGCGCAGTCGATTGTTTTGTCGCACGTTGCTCCGACGGATCTCATCGAGATTCCCGTGTGGCAGGCGGCTGGTTTTCCCTTGGCCGAGGACGCGGTGGCCGATATCGACATCTCGCCGTTTGCCAACAGCGCTATGGACGGATATGCCGTGCGCTCGGCGGACTTGGCGCAGGCATCTGGCGAGGCGCCGGTGACGCTCGACGTTATCGGACACGAGGCCGCGGGCCATGTGTTTGAGGGCGCAATCGGCGCGGGCGAGACGGTCCGCATCATGACGGGCGCGCCAGTACCCGAAGGTTCCGATGCCGTGGTGAAGTACGAGATCGTCGATGTGCTCGACGGTGACGGCAACGAGGGCTCGCACGTTCGCTTTTCGGCGCCGGCCAAGGTAGGGGAGAACGTTCGCTCTGCTGCCGAGGAGGCCCATGCCGGCGATGTTGTGATGCACGCCGGCGAGGTCGTGGCTCCGGCGGGCGCGGGTCTGCTGGCGAGCGCCGGATACGCGAGCGTGAAGGTGCACGCTGCCCCGCGTGTGGGCATCATCTCGCTGGGCACGGAGCTGGTCGCACCGAGTAAGGTACCGGCGCGTGGTCAGATTCGCGATTCCAACTCCTCGGCGCTGATGGCCGAGGCACTCGATGCCGGCGCCGAGCCCGTGTTCTACGGCATCGCGCCCGATGATGAGCAGGCGATTGCCGAGCTGGTACATCGCGCCACGCGAGAGTGCGATTTTGTCATTACGAGCGGTGGCGCCTCGGCGGGCGATTACGACTATGTGACGGCGCTCGTCCGGCGCGAGGGCGAGGTGCTGTTTGACCGCATCTCGATGCGTCCGGGCAAGGCCATCACGTTTGGCTTGCTCGGGGGTAAGCCCTACCTGGGGCTTTCAGGCAATCCGGCCGCGGCGTATGTGGGCTTTGAGATGCTTGCCCGTCCGGCGATCCGCAAGATGCGTGGTTTTGCCGAGGGGGCGCGTCCCGTACAGCGAGCGGCTCTTACCCACGGTGTGAAAAAGCGCCAGGACCGCCGCTTCTTCGATCGCGCCACGGTTTTGCGCGACCCCGAGACCGGTGAGCTGTTGGTGACCGAGGCCAAGACGCAGAATTCGGCGCTGCTCGGCACGATGCAGCGGGCCAACTGCCTGCTGCGTATTGACGAAGGACCGTGCGAGCTCAAGGCGGGAGATGTCGTGGACGTTGTTCGCGTCGACCTGCCCGAGGGCGCCGTGTTGTAG
- a CDS encoding MogA/MoaB family molybdenum cofactor biosynthesis protein: MELKISIVTCSDTRDLAQDEAGAALEELIEAQGWTVASHVVVRDDVSEIGDAVVEAADGCHANVVLTCGGTGLSMRDVTPEATRAVCDRDVPGIAEAIRAYSMTKTRRAMLSRAICMQRGHTLVVNFPGSTKAARESWEAIADQLEHAAQMTAGGGHAK, from the coding sequence ATGGAGCTGAAGATATCGATCGTGACGTGCTCGGATACGCGCGATCTAGCCCAGGACGAGGCGGGTGCTGCACTCGAGGAACTTATCGAGGCACAGGGCTGGACGGTCGCCTCACATGTGGTCGTGCGCGACGACGTCAGCGAGATTGGTGATGCCGTTGTGGAAGCCGCCGATGGGTGCCACGCCAACGTCGTGCTCACCTGCGGCGGTACGGGGCTTTCGATGCGCGATGTGACGCCCGAGGCGACGCGTGCCGTCTGCGACCGCGATGTGCCGGGTATTGCAGAGGCAATCCGTGCGTACTCGATGACCAAGACACGCCGCGCCATGCTCTCGCGCGCTATTTGCATGCAACGAGGTCATACACTTGTCGTAAACTTTCCCGGTTCCACGAAGGCCGCCCGCGAAAGCTGGGAGGCCATAGCGGACCAGCTGGAACATGCGGCCCAGATGACGGCGGGCGGCGGACACGCCAAATAA
- a CDS encoding diacylglycerol kinase family protein — MHATDFGRTLIIANPAAQSGAAREVAERLQRFLDMTARSSQFDLVLTERMGHAKELAAQAQGYRTVIALGGDGVIHEVANGLMKQDEAVRPALAVLPVGSGNDFAQTLGIDDFSGKDFGALLTCELQRQDIGRIRSWNPANGSGEATVEYYDQTLSVGIDAAIGLGTTELRKKTGLAGAPLYTLSGLEQFGLRYRNYPMTVSFDGAPAERVRAIIMAIQLGPTYGSGYRICPDADPCDGMLDVCYACGPVPRAIALPMFLSAKDGHHTKLPPVRMRRCRHAEFTFEEPDYPIQADGEPVVASRIEVDVLGGALHVWHPTH, encoded by the coding sequence ATGCACGCAACTGATTTTGGTCGCACGCTCATAATCGCCAACCCTGCCGCCCAGTCGGGTGCGGCGCGCGAGGTCGCTGAGCGCCTGCAGCGCTTTTTGGACATGACCGCGCGCTCATCCCAGTTTGACCTGGTGCTGACTGAGCGCATGGGACATGCCAAGGAGCTTGCCGCGCAGGCTCAGGGCTATCGCACCGTTATCGCCCTTGGCGGCGACGGCGTGATCCACGAGGTCGCCAATGGACTCATGAAGCAGGATGAGGCGGTCCGTCCCGCCCTTGCCGTCCTACCCGTAGGCTCCGGCAACGATTTTGCCCAGACCCTCGGTATCGACGATTTCTCCGGCAAGGATTTTGGCGCGCTGCTCACCTGCGAGCTGCAGCGCCAGGATATCGGACGCATTCGCTCATGGAACCCCGCAAACGGCAGCGGCGAGGCTACCGTTGAGTACTACGACCAAACGCTTTCGGTCGGCATCGATGCCGCCATCGGCCTGGGCACCACCGAGCTGCGCAAAAAGACGGGCCTCGCTGGCGCTCCGCTCTACACCCTCTCGGGTCTGGAGCAGTTTGGTCTGCGCTACCGCAACTACCCCATGACAGTCAGCTTTGACGGGGCGCCCGCCGAGCGCGTAAGGGCGATCATCATGGCGATTCAGCTGGGCCCCACGTATGGCTCGGGCTATCGCATCTGCCCCGATGCCGACCCCTGCGACGGCATGCTCGACGTCTGCTACGCATGCGGCCCCGTCCCTCGCGCGATTGCCCTGCCTATGTTTCTTTCGGCCAAGGACGGCCACCATACCAAGCTGCCGCCGGTTCGCATGCGCCGCTGCCGCCATGCCGAGTTCACGTTCGAGGAGCCCGACTACCCCATCCAAGCCGACGGCGAGCCCGTTGTCGCCTCGCGCATCGAGGTCGACGTCCTCGGCGGCGCCCTCCACGTCTGGCACCCCACCCACTAG
- a CDS encoding chloride channel protein → MAHNDKPESANKAQDHFQPLDDGGFFSLNDVITAGRHQLTRSEHLLAADTRRNARNLLASTKLLVLVVTVSLAMGVAAWAFLASLNIATDYREHHAWIYALLPVVGVATAWVYKNHGLAAKRGNNLVIDSALGTRLIHMRMAILTFVCSTLTHLTGGSAGREGAAVQIGGTIASNISSLAHLKKHDHHDLMLAGISSAFGAVFGSPLAGAFFGMEMCFIGKIDYTAGIYCLVASFTGYFTSLALGTEYEANVITSVPNMTPRTVVIVVISAIIFGLTARLFAWSVRTVKSLYGRFITNYLTRALVGALVVLAAYALLDAWDYAGLATWLSGAGFAGTTTLADAAIKLVVTALTLGAGFQGGEVTPLFGIGAALGGWIGCLVGIDPSFLAALGMLGVFCAGLNVPITTCMMAIDLFHGTAAGFFVIVAFISYLVGGHRGVYPAQRIVSPKRRSLIVDEGGTVADAIERHNDLIE, encoded by the coding sequence ATGGCTCATAACGACAAACCCGAAAGCGCAAACAAAGCGCAGGATCATTTCCAGCCGCTCGACGACGGCGGTTTTTTCTCCCTTAATGACGTCATCACGGCAGGCAGGCATCAACTTACCCGCTCCGAGCATCTCTTGGCTGCCGACACGCGCCGCAACGCCCGCAACCTACTAGCGAGCACTAAGTTGCTCGTACTCGTCGTCACCGTCTCGCTCGCCATGGGCGTTGCCGCTTGGGCGTTTTTGGCCTCATTAAATATCGCGACCGACTATCGCGAGCACCATGCGTGGATTTACGCGCTGCTTCCCGTTGTGGGCGTTGCCACCGCATGGGTGTACAAAAACCACGGTCTCGCCGCCAAGCGTGGCAACAACCTGGTCATCGACTCCGCTCTGGGCACACGCCTCATCCATATGCGCATGGCCATCCTCACCTTCGTCTGCTCCACGCTCACGCACCTCACCGGCGGCTCGGCCGGTCGCGAGGGAGCTGCGGTGCAGATTGGCGGCACCATCGCCAGCAACATCTCGAGCCTCGCCCACCTCAAAAAGCATGACCACCACGACCTCATGCTCGCCGGCATCTCGTCGGCCTTTGGCGCCGTGTTCGGCTCGCCCCTTGCCGGGGCTTTCTTTGGCATGGAGATGTGCTTTATCGGCAAGATCGACTACACCGCGGGCATCTACTGCCTGGTCGCCTCGTTTACCGGCTACTTTACATCACTCGCCCTGGGTACCGAGTACGAGGCGAATGTCATCACCAGCGTTCCCAACATGACACCACGGACGGTTGTCATCGTTGTTATCAGCGCCATTATCTTCGGTTTGACGGCACGCCTCTTTGCCTGGTCGGTTCGAACCGTCAAGAGCCTGTACGGTCGTTTTATCACCAACTACCTTACTCGCGCACTCGTGGGCGCGCTCGTGGTTTTGGCCGCCTATGCCCTTCTCGACGCCTGGGACTATGCCGGCCTTGCCACCTGGCTCTCGGGCGCCGGGTTCGCCGGTACCACGACCCTGGCGGACGCAGCCATCAAGCTCGTGGTGACGGCGCTCACTCTGGGCGCCGGCTTCCAAGGCGGCGAGGTCACGCCCCTGTTTGGCATCGGTGCGGCGCTCGGCGGCTGGATCGGTTGCCTCGTCGGAATCGACCCCAGCTTTCTGGCGGCTCTCGGCATGCTCGGCGTGTTCTGCGCCGGCCTCAACGTGCCCATCACCACCTGCATGATGGCCATCGACCTGTTCCACGGCACGGCAGCCGGCTTCTTCGTGATCGTGGCGTTTATCAGCTATCTCGTCGGCGGCCACCGCGGCGTATATCCCGCGCAGCGCATTGTCTCGCCTAAACGCCGTTCGCTTATTGTGGATGAGGGCGGTACGGTAGCGGATGCTATCGAGCGCCACAACGACCTGATAGAGTAG